Proteins encoded by one window of Phytohabitans houttuyneae:
- a CDS encoding DedA family protein, whose product MADLLTSVASPLTAYLVLMALLAMDAFVPVIPTQALMITGGALTVYGDLSLPVTIAVGALGVFGGDLVCYLLGRSARQPGAKPEVPVHSRARKAAIRFTRGLRRPGPMVILLCRFVPGGRMAACFQAGRVRYPARLFLTYEAAAALLWATYGGVVGHLGGTAITQSAWRLVAVAAVAAGVFAGAGWILALSRPRPEPADAA is encoded by the coding sequence GTGGCTGATCTGCTCACGAGCGTGGCCTCGCCCCTGACCGCGTACCTGGTGCTGATGGCCCTGCTGGCCATGGACGCATTTGTCCCGGTCATCCCCACCCAGGCCCTGATGATCACGGGTGGCGCACTCACCGTCTACGGCGACCTCAGCCTCCCGGTCACGATCGCGGTCGGCGCGCTCGGCGTGTTCGGCGGCGACCTTGTCTGCTACCTGCTGGGCCGCTCGGCCCGCCAGCCCGGCGCGAAGCCCGAGGTGCCGGTCCACAGCCGAGCCCGCAAGGCCGCGATCCGTTTCACCCGAGGGCTGCGCCGCCCGGGTCCGATGGTGATCCTGTTGTGCCGGTTCGTCCCCGGTGGCCGGATGGCCGCGTGCTTCCAGGCCGGCCGCGTGCGCTACCCGGCCCGCCTGTTCCTCACCTACGAGGCGGCGGCGGCGTTGCTCTGGGCGACGTATGGCGGGGTGGTCGGCCACCTCGGCGGCACCGCGATCACCCAGTCGGCTTGGCGCCTCGTCGCGGTCGCCGCCGTGGCCGCCGGCGTCTTCGCCGGCGCCGGCTGGATCCTCGCGCTGAGCCGTCCCAGACCCGAGCCCGCCGACGCCGCCTGA
- a CDS encoding DUF4349 domain-containing protein — translation MSHSRWWRVALAAGVVALVAAGCGSDAGDDTATSSNGQEGGAAAPAPAQGEAVGPGADKDAGAAPPNAGAPVKYRLEDRAIIYTGSISVRVKDVGAAAAEATSIATGSGGFVGGDKRSSSDSYAEATIVLRVPAPKFGAVVDQLAKLGDQLQRDISTEDVTEEALDLDARISSQRARVDSGRRLLAQAKTLSELVMLEGELAKREADLASLEAKKRRMDDLTALSTITVTLLGPQAAAPVAEKKKTEIGFLTGLKGGWNSLVAALLVMLTVLGALLPWIIALGIPVAGALWLARRVRRPRLAPVPPAPPAAGPPAAPAP, via the coding sequence ATGTCGCACAGCAGGTGGTGGAGGGTCGCGCTCGCGGCCGGCGTCGTGGCGCTGGTCGCGGCCGGCTGCGGCAGTGACGCCGGGGACGACACGGCCACGTCGTCCAACGGGCAGGAGGGCGGGGCGGCGGCGCCGGCACCCGCGCAGGGCGAGGCGGTGGGCCCGGGAGCCGACAAGGACGCCGGCGCGGCCCCGCCCAACGCCGGGGCGCCGGTGAAGTACCGCCTGGAGGATCGGGCGATCATCTACACCGGCTCGATCAGCGTGCGGGTCAAGGACGTGGGCGCCGCCGCGGCGGAGGCCACCTCGATCGCCACCGGCTCGGGCGGCTTCGTGGGCGGCGACAAGCGCTCCAGCAGCGACTCGTACGCGGAGGCGACGATCGTCCTGCGGGTGCCGGCCCCCAAGTTCGGCGCGGTGGTCGACCAGCTCGCCAAGCTCGGCGACCAGCTGCAGCGCGACATCAGCACCGAGGACGTCACCGAGGAGGCGCTCGACCTCGACGCCCGGATCAGCAGCCAGCGCGCCCGGGTGGACAGCGGCCGGCGGCTGCTCGCACAGGCCAAGACGCTCAGTGAGCTCGTCATGCTCGAGGGTGAGCTGGCCAAGCGGGAGGCGGACCTGGCGTCGCTGGAGGCCAAGAAGCGCCGCATGGACGACCTCACCGCACTGTCCACGATCACCGTGACGCTGCTCGGCCCGCAGGCCGCGGCGCCGGTCGCGGAGAAGAAGAAGACCGAGATCGGCTTCCTGACCGGGCTCAAGGGCGGCTGGAACTCGCTGGTCGCCGCGCTCCTCGTCATGCTGACGGTGCTCGGCGCGCTGCTCCCGTGGATCATCGCGCTGGGCATCCCGGTCGCCGGCGCGCTGTGGCTCGCCCGCCGCGTGCGCCGCCCCCGCCTGGCCCCGGTGCCACCGGCTCCGCCCGCGGCGGGACCGCCCGCCGCGCCGGCTCCCTGA
- a CDS encoding SCO6745 family protein, which produces MTPEQAAAAAKAGVLELGGAFSEDPRTLRRARMMGLSGWAFYVAGRGGALGDVRTDTVAAALGFIAPDAVVDGWEAARRVVPPMEVAAKRLAECCRWGIEHLESFPRVGRLVELSQRIVVSADPAGMPLFAAWRAMPVPEDAPGARAAVLLHLLREYRGGGHLLAVRASGLTPLEAIIAGPDGEAGAVAFGWQPPYPPIGPLVRRRMWAEAVTDRITADAFSVLESAERVELVGLLDSALHLVRTEPAASANGTP; this is translated from the coding sequence GTGACCCCAGAACAGGCCGCGGCCGCCGCCAAGGCGGGTGTGCTGGAGCTTGGTGGGGCGTTCAGCGAAGATCCGCGCACCCTGCGGCGCGCTCGCATGATGGGCCTGTCCGGCTGGGCCTTCTACGTCGCGGGGCGCGGTGGCGCACTGGGTGACGTGCGCACCGACACCGTGGCCGCGGCGCTGGGCTTCATCGCGCCCGACGCGGTGGTCGACGGGTGGGAGGCGGCCCGCCGGGTCGTACCGCCCATGGAGGTGGCAGCCAAGCGCCTTGCCGAGTGCTGCAGGTGGGGCATCGAGCACCTGGAGAGCTTCCCGCGCGTGGGGCGGCTGGTGGAGCTTTCCCAGCGGATCGTGGTCTCGGCCGACCCAGCCGGCATGCCGCTCTTCGCCGCCTGGCGCGCGATGCCCGTGCCCGAAGACGCGCCGGGCGCGCGTGCGGCCGTCCTGCTCCACCTGCTCCGGGAGTACCGGGGTGGCGGTCACCTGCTCGCGGTGCGCGCCAGCGGGCTCACTCCACTTGAGGCGATCATCGCGGGACCGGATGGCGAGGCGGGCGCGGTGGCGTTCGGCTGGCAGCCGCCGTACCCGCCGATCGGCCCGCTCGTGCGCCGTCGCATGTGGGCGGAGGCGGTCACCGACCGGATCACGGCGGACGCGTTTTCCGTGCTGGAGTCGGCCGAGCGCGTCGAGCTGGTGGGGCTGCTGGACAGCGCGCTCCACCTCGTCCGCACCGAGCCGGCGGCCTCCGCCAACGGCACGCCCTAG
- a CDS encoding amidohydrolase — translation MTSALTLSSSGSPLASSWPETPPGADPLPGQLDRWLASRGAELVAVRRHIHAHPELSNQEFETAALVARELAVAGLSPRFLPKGNGVICDIGEGDRVLALRADLDALPLMDTKDVPYRSTVDNVAHACGHDVHTTILLGVGLALAQLAERGELPGRVRLLFQPAEEQIPSGAPDVIAAGGLKDVSGIYALHCAPQLPTGLVGVRSGPFTAAADTVEVRLSGRGGHTARPHLTADLVHALGRVIVDVPSLLDRRVDPRAGVSMVWGRVHAGEAYNAIPSEGSLKGTVRVLNRDAWREAPELIKKLVQDVVAGTGADAEVIYTRGVPPVINDRMASAIIAGAAGAALGPDRVVEAEISMGGEDFAFYVEQVPGAMIRLGTGIPGAETPLDIHQSGFDVDERCIGYGVRVMVHTALAALSTPMM, via the coding sequence GTGACGAGTGCGTTGACGCTGTCCTCCAGTGGCAGCCCGCTGGCATCGTCCTGGCCCGAGACACCACCAGGGGCCGACCCGTTGCCAGGCCAGCTAGACCGATGGCTCGCCTCCCGAGGCGCCGAGCTGGTAGCCGTACGCCGTCACATTCACGCCCATCCAGAGCTTTCCAACCAGGAGTTCGAGACGGCCGCCCTGGTGGCCCGCGAGCTCGCTGTGGCCGGGCTCTCACCCCGCTTCCTGCCCAAGGGCAACGGCGTGATCTGCGACATCGGCGAGGGTGACCGCGTGCTCGCTCTCCGCGCCGATCTCGACGCGCTTCCGCTGATGGACACAAAGGACGTTCCGTACCGGTCCACTGTGGATAACGTGGCGCACGCGTGCGGTCACGACGTGCACACGACGATCCTCCTGGGCGTCGGTCTCGCGCTGGCCCAGCTCGCCGAGCGCGGGGAGCTGCCCGGCCGGGTGCGGCTGCTGTTCCAGCCGGCCGAGGAGCAGATCCCGTCCGGCGCGCCCGACGTGATCGCCGCTGGCGGCCTCAAAGACGTTTCCGGCATCTACGCCCTGCATTGCGCGCCCCAGCTCCCCACGGGGCTCGTGGGCGTGCGTTCCGGGCCGTTCACGGCGGCGGCCGACACGGTCGAGGTCCGGCTGAGCGGGCGCGGCGGCCACACGGCCCGGCCGCACCTGACCGCTGACCTGGTGCACGCGCTCGGCCGGGTGATCGTCGACGTGCCGTCGCTGCTCGACCGGCGGGTCGACCCGCGGGCCGGTGTCTCGATGGTCTGGGGCCGGGTGCACGCCGGCGAGGCGTACAACGCGATCCCCTCCGAGGGCAGCCTCAAGGGCACCGTGCGGGTGCTCAACCGCGACGCCTGGCGCGAGGCGCCCGAGCTGATCAAAAAGCTCGTGCAGGACGTGGTCGCCGGCACCGGTGCCGACGCGGAAGTGATCTACACGCGGGGCGTCCCGCCGGTGATCAACGACCGCATGGCCTCCGCGATCATCGCGGGTGCCGCCGGCGCCGCGCTCGGGCCGGACCGGGTGGTCGAGGCCGAGATCAGCATGGGTGGCGAAGACTTCGCCTTCTACGTGGAGCAGGTGCCGGGCGCGATGATCCGGCTCGGCACGGGCATCCCGGGCGCCGAGACGCCGCTGGACATCCACCAGTCCGGGTTCGACGTCGACGAGCGCTGCATCGGGTACGGGGTGCGCGTGATGGTGCACACCGCCCTCGCCGCGCTCTCCACCCCGATGATGTAG
- a CDS encoding MBL fold metallo-hydrolase — MRFTKYGHSCVRIEREGAVLVIDPGEFSGREPLDGADAVLVTHEHPDHIDVDAVAEACEKNPSLRVYAHAGTASTLDRLGAAVTTVESGDAFEAAGFEVSAWGGLHAVNHPDIPRVANLGYLVEGEIYHPGDSFDPPFGAEVGTLFVPISAPWLKLAEAIEFTRAVHPRRAYGLHDGILNDRGLKIVNTHLGRLSGTDYAWLQPGTTIN, encoded by the coding sequence ATGCGGTTTACCAAGTACGGCCACTCCTGCGTACGGATCGAGCGCGAAGGCGCGGTCCTGGTCATCGATCCGGGCGAGTTCAGTGGGCGGGAGCCGCTCGACGGTGCGGACGCCGTACTCGTGACCCACGAGCACCCCGACCACATCGACGTCGACGCGGTCGCGGAGGCGTGCGAGAAGAACCCGTCGCTGCGGGTGTACGCGCACGCCGGTACCGCGTCCACTCTGGACCGCCTGGGCGCCGCGGTGACCACTGTGGAGTCGGGGGACGCGTTCGAGGCGGCCGGCTTCGAGGTGAGCGCGTGGGGCGGGCTGCACGCGGTCAACCACCCGGACATCCCTCGGGTGGCCAACCTCGGCTACCTGGTCGAGGGCGAGATCTACCACCCCGGCGACTCGTTCGATCCGCCGTTCGGCGCCGAGGTGGGCACGCTGTTCGTCCCGATCTCCGCGCCGTGGCTGAAGCTGGCCGAGGCGATCGAGTTCACCCGGGCCGTGCACCCCCGCCGGGCCTACGGGCTGCACGACGGCATCCTCAACGACCGCGGCCTGAAGATCGTCAACACCCACCTCGGGCGCCTCTCCGGCACGGATTACGCCTGGCTGCAGCCCGGGACTACGATCAACTGA
- a CDS encoding NAD(P)H-quinone dehydrogenase, which produces MSRIVIIGGGPAGYEAALVAAQLDADVTVVEADGAGGACVLSDCVPSKTFIASSDVVTGYRDTEEFGVHSDGLEAVTVDASAVHSRVKRLALAQSGDIHAKLIKAGVTFVHGRARLGDDTLGHTHQVRITPEGGNSEYSVDASTVLIAAGATPRVLPDAVPDGERILTWRQVYDLPELPDHLIVIGSGVTGAEFASAYLAMGVKVTLVSSRDRVMPHEDADAAAVIEEVFRSRGMTVLGNSRADAVRRDGDGVRVELADGRVVSGSHALMAVGSVPNTADLGLEPYGVAVAKGGYLTVDRVSRTNVPGIYAAGDCTGVLPLASVAAMQGRIAMWHALGEAVQPLRLRTVSANVFTDPELASVGVSQGEVDSGKVPARSVMLPLSGNARAKMQDLRDGFVKLFCRPATGTVVGGVVVAPKASELILPITMAVENHLTVDQLAHTITIYPSLSGSIAEAGRQLMLHEID; this is translated from the coding sequence ATGAGTCGCATCGTGATCATCGGAGGTGGCCCGGCGGGGTACGAGGCAGCTCTCGTCGCCGCCCAGCTCGACGCCGATGTCACCGTCGTGGAGGCAGACGGGGCCGGCGGAGCCTGTGTGCTCTCCGACTGTGTGCCATCGAAGACCTTTATTGCCAGCTCAGACGTGGTGACGGGCTACCGCGACACGGAGGAGTTCGGCGTCCACTCGGACGGCCTGGAGGCGGTGACGGTCGACGCCTCGGCGGTGCACTCGCGGGTCAAGCGGCTCGCGCTGGCACAGTCCGGTGACATCCACGCCAAGCTGATCAAGGCGGGCGTGACCTTCGTGCACGGTCGGGCGCGTCTCGGTGACGACACGCTCGGTCACACCCACCAGGTGAGGATCACGCCTGAGGGCGGTAACTCCGAGTATTCGGTCGACGCTTCTACGGTGCTGATCGCGGCCGGCGCCACGCCGCGCGTGCTGCCCGACGCGGTGCCGGACGGCGAGCGGATCCTGACCTGGCGGCAGGTGTACGACCTTCCGGAGCTGCCCGACCACCTCATCGTGATCGGCTCCGGCGTGACCGGCGCCGAGTTCGCCAGCGCGTACCTGGCGATGGGTGTCAAGGTCACGCTCGTCTCGAGCCGCGACCGGGTCATGCCGCACGAGGACGCGGACGCGGCCGCCGTGATCGAGGAGGTCTTCCGCTCCCGCGGCATGACCGTGCTCGGCAACTCCCGGGCCGACGCCGTCCGCCGCGACGGTGACGGCGTGCGGGTCGAGCTCGCCGACGGGCGGGTGGTCTCCGGCTCGCACGCGCTGATGGCGGTCGGCTCGGTGCCCAACACGGCTGACCTGGGCCTGGAGCCGTACGGCGTGGCCGTGGCCAAGGGTGGCTACCTCACGGTCGACCGCGTCTCCCGCACCAACGTGCCCGGCATCTACGCGGCCGGCGACTGCACCGGCGTGCTGCCCCTCGCGAGCGTCGCCGCCATGCAGGGCCGCATCGCGATGTGGCACGCGCTGGGCGAGGCGGTCCAGCCGCTGCGCCTGCGCACCGTCTCGGCCAATGTCTTCACCGACCCCGAGCTGGCCTCGGTGGGCGTCTCGCAGGGCGAGGTCGACTCGGGCAAGGTGCCGGCCCGTTCGGTGATGCTGCCGCTGTCCGGCAACGCGAGGGCCAAGATGCAGGACCTGCGCGACGGCTTCGTCAAGCTCTTCTGCCGCCCCGCGACCGGCACGGTGGTCGGCGGCGTGGTGGTCGCCCCGAAGGCGAGCGAGCTGATCCTGCCGATCACGATGGCGGTGGAAAACCACCTCACGGTGGACCAACTGGCGCACACCATCACGATCTATCCGTCGCTGTCCGGCTCGATCGCCGAGGCCGGGCGGCAGCTCATGCTCCACGAGATCGACTGA
- a CDS encoding circularly permuted type 2 ATP-grasp protein has protein sequence MADLFEDYRLGPGWDEMFGEPSMPRSTYEALHATLQPLSSAELGIRAEVLARAFLDQGITFALKGVERPFPLDIVPRIIAAQEWRTVEIGVAQRIRALEAFLDDVYGAGQVLADGVVPRRIVVTSAHFHREAAGITPHNGVRIHVAGVDLIRDEQGTFRVLEDNVRVPSGVSYVMENRRAMAHVLPEVFAATRIRPVESYPAQLLRALRAAAPVGVNEPTVVVLTPGVHNSAYFEHALLAREMGVELVEGRDLVCVGNEVAMRTTAGEQRVDVIYRRIDDEFLDPVHFRADSVIGCAGLLNAARAGRVTIANAVGNGVADDKLLYTYVPDLIRYYLNEEPVLPNVETYRLEDDPDVLAHVLDRLDELVLKPVDGSGGAGIVIGSQATDEQLAAVRSLIEVDPRGWIAQREVALSMVPTLVGNRLRARHVDLRPFAVNDGENVWVLPGGLTRVALPEGALVVNSSQGGGSKDTWVLTDVSGPAEEAPVEEAPVVVVPSPRSPDPGPSAGPVAVQQQQQQQSAREAQC, from the coding sequence ATGGCGGACTTGTTCGAGGATTACCGCCTCGGCCCGGGGTGGGACGAGATGTTCGGCGAGCCGAGCATGCCCCGCTCGACGTACGAGGCGTTGCATGCCACCCTCCAGCCGCTGTCCAGCGCCGAGCTGGGCATCCGTGCCGAGGTGCTGGCCCGGGCCTTCCTCGACCAGGGCATCACGTTCGCCCTCAAGGGAGTCGAGCGGCCCTTTCCACTCGACATCGTGCCGCGCATCATCGCCGCCCAGGAGTGGCGCACGGTCGAGATAGGTGTGGCGCAGCGGATCCGGGCGCTGGAGGCGTTCCTCGACGATGTGTACGGAGCGGGACAGGTGCTCGCCGACGGCGTGGTGCCCCGGCGGATCGTGGTCACCAGCGCGCACTTCCACCGCGAGGCGGCCGGGATCACCCCGCACAACGGCGTGCGCATTCACGTCGCCGGCGTCGACCTGATCCGCGATGAGCAGGGCACGTTCCGCGTGCTGGAAGACAACGTGCGGGTGCCGTCCGGGGTCAGCTACGTGATGGAAAACCGGCGGGCGATGGCGCACGTGCTGCCCGAGGTCTTCGCGGCGACCCGCATCCGGCCCGTCGAGTCGTACCCCGCGCAGCTCCTGCGGGCCCTGCGCGCCGCGGCGCCGGTCGGTGTCAACGAGCCGACCGTCGTGGTCCTCACCCCCGGCGTGCACAACTCGGCGTACTTCGAGCACGCGCTCCTCGCCCGCGAGATGGGCGTCGAGCTTGTCGAGGGGCGCGACCTCGTCTGCGTCGGCAACGAGGTGGCCATGCGCACCACGGCCGGCGAGCAGCGGGTCGACGTCATCTACCGGCGGATCGACGACGAGTTCCTCGACCCTGTGCACTTCCGGGCCGACTCGGTGATCGGGTGTGCGGGCCTGCTCAACGCCGCCCGCGCCGGCCGGGTCACCATCGCCAACGCGGTGGGCAACGGGGTGGCCGACGACAAGCTGCTGTACACGTACGTGCCCGACCTGATCCGCTACTACCTCAACGAGGAGCCGGTCCTGCCCAACGTCGAGACCTACCGGCTGGAGGACGACCCCGACGTCCTGGCGCACGTGCTCGACCGCCTCGACGAGCTCGTGCTCAAGCCGGTCGACGGTTCCGGCGGCGCGGGCATCGTGATCGGCTCGCAGGCCACCGACGAGCAGCTGGCGGCGGTGCGTTCGCTCATCGAGGTGGACCCGCGCGGCTGGATCGCCCAGCGCGAGGTGGCCCTGTCGATGGTGCCGACGCTGGTCGGCAACAGGCTGCGGGCCCGCCATGTCGACCTGCGCCCGTTCGCGGTCAACGACGGGGAAAACGTCTGGGTGCTCCCCGGCGGGCTGACCCGGGTGGCGCTGCCCGAGGGCGCCCTCGTGGTCAACTCCAGCCAGGGCGGCGGCTCCAAGGACACGTGGGTGCTCACCGACGTGTCCGGTCCGGCCGAGGAGGCGCCCGTCGAGGAGGCGCCGGTGGTGGTCGTGCCGAGCCCGCGCAGCCCCGACCCGGGGCCGTCGGCCGGGCCCGTCGC